The genomic DNA AACATCGCTATGCAATTGGTAAGACCAGTTAGAATACATACAGTTTGTATTTAGAGTAACGGGGCAAGAAGTAAGGATTTGACAATGTTTgaaaagttttgtttatttcctctgCTGTCATTGTTGTCTAGGACTTCCTGAGGGAGTGAAGGACCTTCCCCCTGGGGTGGCACTACCACTAGAGTCAAATCTCGTCTACATGCAGGGTATCAGCTTTAGCAAGGGCTGTTACATTGGACAGGAGCTCACAGCCAGGACTCATCACACTGGGGTGGTTCGGAAACGCCTGATGCCAGTACGCTTGTCAGCTCCACTCCAAGACCTCGAGGAAGGAGCTGCGCTGCAAACGCAGTCGGGCAAGCCAGCTGGGAAGCACCGAGCAGGGGTTGGAGAGCTGGGTCTGAGCCTAATCCGCATGGCTCATGCCAAAGAGGTGTTGACGCTCAAATCTTCTGACGACACCACAGTGACAGTTGAGGTCTCTGTGCCAGATTGGTGGCCTAAAGACGTGAAAATCaactgaagaggaggatgttttATAGTTCCCTCAAATGTGACGTACATCACATCTGACAGACTTCTCATAGACAGAACCCTGAAGTACAGTATGTTACACTGTCATTGCTTAACAGCTGTGTGGCACTAATCCATATTTGTGAGTATTTTGTTTGCACCTACTTTTAGAGTGATTTTTCTTAAATTATAAAGTATTATTTACCCCCAAATTATGCTATTTAACAGGTCACTTGCAGCCCTAAACTACAGGATATACCAGCTGTGATATGGTATTGGTCTTTGTTGAATAAATATGCAAAAACTCAATCAActggtgtatttgtttttatttatccattCACAGGCAACATCTAAGATTGCAATTAATCTGAAACCAACACCTTTGTCATCATCTGTTTTGCACCTTACAAATTGGCACTTTTCATTCAAGCTATTTCCAGATGATTATTACATTGTTGAGACTGCTGAACATCTTATTCCTGATAAAGGAGATGCTGCCCCCTTGTGGATTGTATGGTGTCCCGAATTTGCTGTAACATGGTTTCTGGCTGCAAAGTCAAAGCTGAATGATCGAGCCGCTTAAAGTCTTCATTGCAGAGAAGGCATTCAATTATGTGAGCCACTCTTTGTAGGTCAAAGGCAGCATGGTAAGGTCCAAGTGTGGTGAGGGTCTCTGAGAGATGTCGTGGGTAATCGGAGGAATCCCCAGAGGAACACGCATTGAGGAAAGCCATTCGGTTGTCAGCAATGATTTTCAGGAATGAAGCAAATTCCCCATAGTTGATACCAGAGCAAGCCTTCATGATGACCTGAAAAGTAACAGCAATGGCCTTAAATATGATATTAAACAAATGGTGGCAGCATGTTTCTATAAAGCATGCAGGCTGAACAGTCTTATCCCTGAAGTACCTGGCAGTGCTGATGCCACGAGTCCATCgtgtttctccactcatttatcTCTTTTTGAACAGACGATAGCTCATTCTGAAGGAACTGCCACATGATGTCTATGTTGCAGCCATTCAACCAGTTATGATTAATAGAGATGGTGTCCTCCTATAAGGCAAACATTGAAGAGAGAAGTCACAATTAGCCCATAATGTACAATATGTCATTTGGGAGTCAAATGCTTCGATTTGGTTGCCTTTACAATTCTTACCAGATTGTAAACTTGATGGTGCCAGCCACTGGGCACAAAAATGATTTCACCTGCCTCTTGAATAATTTCAAGAGGCTGACAGGCTTCTTCAGAGTGTGGGAAAAGGCCTCTGTCTCGAAGTTCAGCTGATGTTACATCATAAGGGAGGTTGCCGTGAGTGTCTCGTAAAAACTCCTCCTGACCCGGGGGATACAGGAGCCACTTCTTCCTGCCACAGATGTTTGCAGACCAACTGTAGGAGCGGAACACATCAGCGTGAAACGGGGTCCTGTTAACGAGAAAGTGCAACTGAttatataaaaatcaaaaacactAAGCTATAATCTGGGCcaacattatattattttcaCACCATGAGCCTTTGGGTCCCATGTAGACAAACCGGTAGTCATCCACTTCAAGTGTATCCCAGTATTCATTAAGCcagtcagaagaaaagaaaactggtgTGGTGTAAACATTATGTTCTGGAAAGTCCCTGGAGATCAATAACATAAAATATGGTTACATATTTTGCACATTGTTGGTATCAAACAAAGTGTAGTTCAATCAGTATTCAGCGATACCTTGACATGTGCCAGTCTTTAAGATAGAGACATCCTTTAGGTGATGAGTGGCCATTCTGGATGTATTCCTTCCAGTAGTGTATAAATTCTTTGAAAGGCATAACTTGTTTAGGGTTCGCATTGTACTCTTTTGCATTGCAGTTTGCAACAGGAACAGGAGTCTCATCTGTGATgaagaacaaacaaatgagcTTAGAGCACATGGCACCAGTCATAGCAGCAGCTAGATAATGATTTATGGTAGTTAGTTAACAGGCTTATTTACCAAACTCTTGCAGCAGTTTCTGGAAATTAGGCTTCCCGTCCTCAGACACCCACTGTTTTCTACACTTCCAGTCCTCTGTAAACCTTCTTGAAAACATACATGGGTGATTGGGAAGCAAGTATTTCTTGAAAAATTTGGAGTAGCTCAGCTCCTTGTCGATGTAATCTACAAAATGTGAAGACCAAAACTGTTCATACGACTGTCTTGGTATTTTGACCAGGCTGCAGCAGTTACGGTACGCCTCCCTGTCCATAATGGTAAACAAGACCTCGGCTAGCCAGTTAGCGAGCTTAGCTGTCACCGTTTGGACAGCAAGAAACGGTAAGGAAAAGCTAGCGGGTCGATTGTTTTGACATTACATAGCGCACgtcttttcacttttcctgtCAAAATAAGGCTGGATTAGGATAGAAAACTAGCACTATGCTAAAACGTATTTAATAATTTGACAACAGGTCGCTGCATATGACTCCATCCCGAAGATTGCAGGTTAACGTTATGGTTCCTGTACGACGCACGTGTAATACCGtttgtctatttatttttatgtcacCATATCATATTAACGGTTCAATTGATTTAATGCTAATGCTGCACGCTATCTTGGCTAACTCAGAAACCGTCGTCCTAGCTAACAATAATTATTTTTCCAAACCTTGTCGTGATAGCATTTTCTGACAGCAGCATTTTCAAGTCGGACAGTAAATACAGCTGTACTCTTGCGTGACGTCACTTCCGTAATAAACATCACCGATACTGAGAAGGGTATGGGGTAACGTAATGCTCAGCCCAATAAGGTAACATGCCGATTAATGTGCTGCGGGGCGGACATCATTTTTACCAAGGGGAAGTAATACACGCTAAAAGG from Enoplosus armatus isolate fEnoArm2 chromosome 14, fEnoArm2.hap1, whole genome shotgun sequence includes the following:
- the jmjd4 gene encoding 2-oxoglutarate and iron-dependent oxygenase JMJD4, with the translated sequence MDREAYRNCCSLVKIPRQSYEQFWSSHFVDYIDKELSYSKFFKKYLLPNHPCMFSRRFTEDWKCRKQWVSEDGKPNFQKLLQEFDETPVPVANCNAKEYNANPKQVMPFKEFIHYWKEYIQNGHSSPKGCLYLKDWHMSRDFPEHNVYTTPVFFSSDWLNEYWDTLEVDDYRFVYMGPKGSWTPFHADVFRSYSWSANICGRKKWLLYPPGQEEFLRDTHGNLPYDVTSAELRDRGLFPHSEEACQPLEIIQEAGEIIFVPSGWHHQVYNLEDTISINHNWLNGCNIDIMWQFLQNELSSVQKEINEWRNTMDSWHQHCQVIMKACSGINYGEFASFLKIIADNRMAFLNACSSGDSSDYPRHLSETLTTLGPYHAAFDLQRVAHIIECLLCNEDFKRLDHSALTLQPETMLQQIRDTIQSTRGQHLLYQE